In Heterodontus francisci isolate sHetFra1 chromosome 5, sHetFra1.hap1, whole genome shotgun sequence, one DNA window encodes the following:
- the LOC137370164 gene encoding tribbles homolog 1-like, with amino-acid sequence MSLNVQRASPIPILRSGRWRQKRVEADEPASKCPRLSDSPPDSPYLPSPGSPSPTESCPCNSQASARIGNYILLQNLERDNVFRAISSHTGEEFVCKVFDIKRYRDEIGPYLQIPAHENITAIEEIILGEQRCYVFLEKGHGDMHLYMRSCKRLAEEEAAQLFQQIVSAVAHCHDSGIVLRDLKLRKFVFADEQRRRLRLESLEDAHILKGKDDSLSDKHGCPAYVSPEILNTTGCYSGKAADVWSLGVMLYTLLVGRYPFHDSDPSALFSKIRRGHFCIPDSVSPKAKCLIRSLLRREPPERLAACEILLHPWFRAASQQLQPDQDSQSPDQAVPEFEGEQQEGSSFFC; translated from the exons ATGAGTTTAAACGTGCAGAGAGCTAGCCCCATCCCGATCCTCCGAAGCGGTCGATGGAGACAGAAGCGGGTGGAGGCCGACGAGCCGGCTTCCAAGTGCCCGCGGTTGAGTGACTCACCCCCGGACAGCCCTTACCTCCCCTCCCCGGGCTCCCCCAGCCCGACCGAGAGCTGCCCATGCAACTCGCAGGCATCGGCTCGGATCGGAAACTACATCCTCCTACAAAACCTGGAGAGGGACAATGTTTTTAGGGCCATCAGTAGCCACACAGGAGAGGAATTCGTATGCAAG GTTTTCGACATCAAGCGTTACAGGGATGAAATCGGTCCATATCTGCAAATCCCAGCCCACGAGAATATCACCGCGATTGAAGAGATAATCCTGGGAGAGCAGAGGTGCTATGTGTTCCTGGAGAAGGGCCATGGTGACATGCACTTGTACATGCGCAGCTGCAAACGGCTGGCCGAGGAGGAGGCGGCGCAGCTGTTCCAGCAGATCGTCTCGGCCGTGGCCCATTGCCATGATTCGGGCATCGTCCTTCGAGACCTCAAACTCAGGAAATTCGTCTTCGCTGATGAGCAGAG GAGGAGGTTGAGACTGGAGAGCTTGGAGGACGCTCATATCCTGAAAGGAAAAGACGATTCCCTGTCCGATAAGCATGGATGTCCGGCATACGTGAGCCCGGAGATACTGAACACGACTGGATGTTATTCCGGGAAAGCAGCCGATGTCTGGAGTCTGGGAGTCATGCTCTACACCCTGCTGGTGGGACGTTACCCTTTCCACGATTCCGACCCCAGCGCCCTGTTCAGTAAAATCCGCCGCGGGCACTTCTGCATCCCGGACAGCGTCTCCCCCAAAGCCAAGTGCCTGATCCGCAGCCTGCTGAGACGGGAACCCCCGGAGAGACTGGCAGCCTGCGAGATCCTGCTGCATCCCTGGTTCCGAGCCGCCTCTCAGCAGCTCCAGCCCGATCAAGACAGCCAGAGCCCGGACCAGGCAGTGCCAGAGTTTGAGGGCGAGCAGCAGGAAGGCAGCTCCTTTTTCTGTTGA